In bacterium, the genomic window CCCACCTCCACCAAGGACGGCGTTACGGTGGCCAAGGAGATCGAACTCGAAGATCATTTCGAAAATATGGGCGCCCAGATGGTGAACGAGGTCGCCAGCAAGACCTCCGACGTGGCCGGCGACGGCACCACGACGGCGACTGTTCTGGCCCAGGCCATCTTCCAGGAAGGCCTGCGCAACGTGACGGCCGGCGCCAACCCGATCGACCTCAAGCGCGGCATTGATGAAGGCGTGGAGGTGGTTGTCGCGGAGCTCCGCAAGCTCTCCAAGCCGGTCAAGGACAAGAAAGAAATCGCCCAGGTCGGCACCATTTCGGCGAACAACGATCCCACCATCGGCGACCTCATCGCCGAGGCCATGGACAAGGTCGGCAAGGACGGCGTCATCACCGTCGAGGAAGCCAAGTCCATGGAAACCTCGCTCGACATCGTCGAGGGCATGCAGTTCGACAGGGGATACCTCAGCCCCTACTTCGTGACGAATCCCGATCGGATGGAAGCGGTTCTGGAAGAGCCTTACATCCTCTTCCACGAGAAGAAGATCAGCAACATGCGCGATCTGCTTCCCCTTCTCGAGAAAATCGCCAAGCTGGGCAAGCCGCTCCTCATCATCGCCGAGGACGTCGAGGGCGAGGCCCTGGCCACCCTCGTGGTGAACAAGCTGCGCGGCACGCTGAACGGCTCGGCCGTCAAGGCGCCCGGCTTCGGCGATCGCCGCAAGTCGATGCTCGAGGACATGGCGATCCTGACCGGCGGCAAGGTCATCACCGAAGACCTCGGCATCAAGCTCGAGAACGTGAGCCTGGAGGACCTCGGCCATTGCAAGCGCGTGACCATCGACAAGGACAACACCACCATCATCGAGGGCAAGGGCAAGGCCAAGGACATCGAGGGCCGCGTCAAGCAGATTCGCAATCAGGTTGAAGAGACGACCAGCGACTACGACCGCGAGAAGCTCCAGGAGCGGCTCGCCAAGCTGGTGGGCGGCGTGGCCGTCATCAACGTCGGCGCTGCGACCGAGACCGAGATGAAGGAGAAGAAGGCCCGCGTCGAGGACGCCCTGAACGCGACCCGCGCGGCGGTCGAGGAAGGCGTCGTGGTCGGCGGCGGCGTCGCTCTCGTGCGGTGCCGCAAGGCCCTCGCCAACTTGAAGCTCGAGGGCGATCGCCAGGTCGGCATCCGGATTCTCTCGCGCGCCCTGGATGAGCCCCTCCGGCAGATCGCGAACAATGCGGGCGCCGAAGGCTCCCTCGTCGTCGAGCACGTCGAGAAAGAGAAAGGCAACGTGGGCTACAACGCGGCCACGATGAAGTATGAGGACCTCGTCAAGCAGGGTATCATCGACCCCACGAAGGTGACTCGCTCCGCGCTGCAGAACGCGGCTTCCGTGGCGGGCCTGATGCTCACGACCGAGTGCGTGATTTCGGACAAGCCGGATAATAAATCCGGTGGTATGCCCGATATGTCCGGCGGTATGGGCGGCATGGGCGGCATGGGCATGTAAGAAGCACCCGATTCTGCTTTGCCAGGGGGGAGCTCTTCGGGGCTCCCCCCTTTTTTTGTTTTTTGGGCGTAAAGTGGCTTCTTGAAGGAAATGGGCCTAATTTCTTAAGATGTGAGCGGGTACACAGGTGCCGCCGCTTTTTCATCTGCCGCGGGCAACTCCCGGGCGGATGGTCGGGACATGATCATGGACAAGCGCAGGGGGCCGCTCTTTCTGCCCTTGCTTCTTTCGGCGATTCTGCACGCGGTTTTTTTCACGGCGCTGAGCCTGGAGTATGTCTGGCCGGTGACGGTTTCGGCTCGAAAGCCCATCTCCGTCCGCATCATTCCCGATGCGCTTCCCAAGCCCAAAGAGGTCATCCCGCCCAATCCAGAGAGCCGCTTTCTCTCGGACGCCAACCGGCGCGAGAGCGGGAAGGGCCCGAAGAAGACCGGGAAGCCCAGTCTCCGCCGCGAGGAGGAGGAAAAACTCCCCGCCCGGCAGGGTGCGCCGGACGTCAAGGTGCCCCAGGTGGCCGCCCT contains:
- the groL gene encoding chaperonin GroEL (60 kDa chaperone family; promotes refolding of misfolded polypeptides especially under stressful conditions; forms two stacked rings of heptamers to form a barrel-shaped 14mer; ends can be capped by GroES; misfolded proteins enter the barrel where they are refolded when GroES binds), with translation MSKIILFDEEARQKIKRGVDQLANAVKVTLGPRGRNVVIDRKFGSPTSTKDGVTVAKEIELEDHFENMGAQMVNEVASKTSDVAGDGTTTATVLAQAIFQEGLRNVTAGANPIDLKRGIDEGVEVVVAELRKLSKPVKDKKEIAQVGTISANNDPTIGDLIAEAMDKVGKDGVITVEEAKSMETSLDIVEGMQFDRGYLSPYFVTNPDRMEAVLEEPYILFHEKKISNMRDLLPLLEKIAKLGKPLLIIAEDVEGEALATLVVNKLRGTLNGSAVKAPGFGDRRKSMLEDMAILTGGKVITEDLGIKLENVSLEDLGHCKRVTIDKDNTTIIEGKGKAKDIEGRVKQIRNQVEETTSDYDREKLQERLAKLVGGVAVINVGAATETEMKEKKARVEDALNATRAAVEEGVVVGGGVALVRCRKALANLKLEGDRQVGIRILSRALDEPLRQIANNAGAEGSLVVEHVEKEKGNVGYNAATMKYEDLVKQGIIDPTKVTRSALQNAASVAGLMLTTECVISDKPDNKSGGMPDMSGGMGGMGGMGM